AGCCCGTCGATGCGCCGGGTGACCTTGGGCGGCCCGGAACTCGAGGGCTTCGTCAGCCTCGGCTTCGACGACCATGTGAAGATGTTCTTCGCAGCGCCCGGCGAGACGAAGCCGGCCCTGCCGATCGTTGGCCCGGACGGGCTGGCCTTCCCTGAAAGCGGTCCGCGACCGCTGGCGCGCGACTTCACGCCGCGACGGCATGATCCGCAGGCGGGCGAGCTCGATATCGACTTTGCCCTGTTGCATGACGGGCCGGCCAGCAACTGGGCGGCGCAGGTCAAGCCGGGCGATCCCGCCTGGATCGCCGGCCCGCGTGGCTCCTTCATCGTTCCCTTCGATTTCGACTGGCATCTGCTCGTTGCCGACGAGACCGGGCTGCCCGCTCTGGCGCGGCGCCTGGAAGAGCTGCCACAGGGCAGCCGGGCGCTCGCTTTGGTCGAGGTCGGTGGAGCGGACGAGGAATATCCCCTGCGTCGCTCCGCCGGCATCGAGGTGGTCTGGGCTCATCGTGCCGCCGGGGCGCAACCCGGTGCGGCGCTGCTTGCGGCCCTGCCGGCCCTGGCCTTCCCCGATGGTGATTACTTCGCCTGGCTCGCCTGCGAATCCGGCGCCGCCAAGCAGTTGCGCGGCGTCCTGGTCGACGAGCGCGGCGCCAATCGCAAATGGGTCCGTGCCCACGGTTATTGGCGCCGCGGCGCCGTCGCCGTGCACGACGATTTCGACGAGTGAGGCGCTCCGCGCGCCATCCATCGACATCTGCCGAAGCCTAGAGGAGACCAGCGATGGCTGCCGACTTCGACCATGTGCTGACGCACGCCGAGCAGCGCCGCCTCGACGCCGCCTTGCAGAAACTTTCAGGGGCCGCGAGCCGAGGCGCGCCGTCGGCGCTGGCCCCGAGCGAATACGAGGAACATGTCTGGCTGGCGCAGCAGCAGGTTCCCGAGGCGGTTCTGAAGCATGTCGTCGCCTGCCGGCTGATCGGCGAGCCCGATCTGGCGCGCCTCGTCGGCGCGATCCGCGATCTCGTGCGCGCCTGGCCCGATCTGAACGCCCGTTTCCGCTTCAGCGAGGATGGCGAGCTGCATAAACGCTTCGCTGGCGACGAGGGGCGCGTCGTCAGCCTGATCCGGGCCGATACGCTGGAGCAGGCGATCGCGGCGATCCTCGACCGGCAGGCGGTGAGCTGGGACACCGATGGCGCGCCGCCTTTCGAGGTGCTCGTGATCAGCTGTCCGCAGGAGACGGTTCTGGCGCTGATCCTGCACCGCATCCTCGACGCGGCTCACCCCGCCGCGGAACTCCTGC
This genomic interval from Bosea sp. 29B contains the following:
- a CDS encoding siderophore-interacting protein, producing MTSAIETGVPDGRLPKRQRHKVALRRLDVLRVTDLSPSMRRVTLGGPELEGFVSLGFDDHVKMFFAAPGETKPALPIVGPDGLAFPESGPRPLARDFTPRRHDPQAGELDIDFALLHDGPASNWAAQVKPGDPAWIAGPRGSFIVPFDFDWHLLVADETGLPALARRLEELPQGSRALALVEVGGADEEYPLRRSAGIEVVWAHRAAGAQPGAALLAALPALAFPDGDYFAWLACESGAAKQLRGVLVDERGANRKWVRAHGYWRRGAVAVHDDFDE